In Toxoplasma gondii ME49 chromosome VIII, whole genome shotgun sequence, a single genomic region encodes these proteins:
- a CDS encoding sarcalumenin/eps15 family protein (encoded by transcript TGME49_231210), producing the protein MSRWLRGRGNGGKSSQEVNVYHNVKAGLQELYRSVLLPLEQDFKFHQFFSPLLTDGDFAAKPMVMLIGQYSTGKTTFIQHLLEREYPGLRIGPEPTTDRFVAVMENDTEQVVPGNAAVVDPTKPFSQLSNFGNNFLLRFECSMLPCVILNGITLIDTPGVLSGNKQTSRGYDFEGVIQWFAERVDLILLIFDAHKLDISDEFRRCIHALRGNDTKIRIILNKADMVSYQQLMRVYGALMWSLGKVIPSPEVARVYIGSFWNHPLQNDENRKLFEAEANDLYADIARLPRDAAIRKVNDFIKRARLAKVHAYLLTNLRKQLPMWGKDAKKKQLLNQLQQVYQQVASDHSIPLGDFPPIPLMQEKLAAFDWSKIPKLDSRRIESLDLMIKTQIPQLMALIPAEEAQAALQPSDGSVVETKASPFLSLKSKNEGNTWMIDKFLHQPLDVERYRTDFEALGPDHCGRINGSQAKADLVKSKLPSAVLHRIWNLADLTRDGYLDLYEYGLARHFIEMKLEGFELPASLPEALLPSYDLHEAATSSPDLRDKTRDAPVDERMQGAFRFDSISRCTTGGAGTLGNWAGASSITGDSNPLSD; encoded by the exons ATGAGTCGCTGGCTGCGAGGGCGGGGGAATGGTGGGAAGTCCTCGCAAGAGGTGAATGTGTACCATAATGTGAAGGCTGGGCTCCAGGAACTTTATCGCTCggtgcttctccctctcgagCAAGACTTCAAGTTTCaccagttcttctctcccctcctcaCTGATGGAGACTTCGCCGCGAAACCGATGGTCATGCTCATAGGCCAGTACAGCACGGGGAAG aCAACGTTCATTCAGCATCTGCTCGAGCGAGAGTACCCCGGCCTCCGCATTGGGCCGGAGCCGACGACAGACCGCTTCGTGGCGGTGATGGAAAACGACACTGAACAG GTAGTCCCTGGAAACGCCGCCGTCGTCGACCCCACAAAGCCTTTCAGCCAGCTCTCGAATTTCGGAAACAAttttctcctccgcttcgaGTGCTCCATGTTGCCCTGCGTCATTCTGAAT GGAATCACGCTGATCGATACGCCGGGGGTCTTGAGTGGAAACAAGCAGACGAGTCGCGGCTACGATTTCGAGGGCGTCATTCAGTGGTTCGCCGAAAGAGTGGACCTGATTCTGTTGATTTTCGATGCCCACAAACTCGACATCTCAGACGAATTCCGCAGATGCATCCAC GCGCTTCGCGGGAATGATACGAAAATTCGAATCATTCTGAACAAGGCAGACATGGTTTCCTACCAGCAGCTGATGCGCGTCTACGGCGCCCTTATGTGGTCGCTCGGCAAG GTCATTCCCTCTCCCGAGGTAGCGCGCGTGTATATCGGCTCTTTCTGGAATCATCCTCTGCAGAACGACGAAAATCGAAAGCTTTTCGAGGCAGAG GCGAACGACTTGTATGCGGATATCGCGCGCTTGCCCCGGGATGCAGCCATCCGGAAGGTCAACGACTTCATCAAGAGAGCGCGACTTGCCAAG GTGCATGCGTATTTGCTGACGAACCTCCGGAAGCAACTGCCAATGTGGGGAAAGGACgccaagaagaagcagctgctcaACCAGCTTCAACAGGTTTACCAGCAAGTCGCGTCGGACCATTCCATTCCTCTCGGAGACTTCCCGCCCATTCCTTTAATGCAG GAGAAACTGGCTGCCTTCGACTGGAGTAAAATTCCAAAGCTGGACTCGCGTCGCATCGAGTCACTGGATCTTATGATAAAGACGCAGATTCCGCAACTCATGGCGCTCATCCCCGCCGAAGAG gcgcAGGCGGCGCTTCAGCCGTCCGACGGGAGCGtggtggagacgaaggcgtcTCCATTTCTGTCGCTTAAGTcgaagaacgaaggaaacacaTGGATGATCGACAAATTTCTCCACCAGCCGCTCGACGTCGAACGCTACCGGACT GATTTCGAAGCGCTTGGTCCAGACCACTGCGGCCGCATCAACGGCTCTCAGGCCAAGGCAGATCTCGTCAAAAGCAAGCTTCCTAGCGCTGTTCTCCACCG GATATGGAACTTGGCAGACTTAACGCGTGATGGATACTTGGACTTGTACGAGTACGGCTTGGCGCGGCACTTCATCGAGATGAAACTGGAAGGCTTTGAGTTGCCTGCGTCCCTCCCAGAGgcgcttctcccctcctACGACCTGCACGAGGCCGCGACCTCCTCCCCGGACTTGCGAGACAAAACGCGCGATGCGCCGGTCgacgaacgcatgcagggagCCTTCCGCTTCGACAGCATCTCCAGATGCACCACAGGCGGCGCTGGGACTCTCGGCAACTGGGCGGGCGCTTCCAGCATCACCGGAG ACTCAAACCCACTCAGCGACTGA
- a CDS encoding hypothetical protein (encoded by transcript TGME49_231220~Predicted trans-membrane domain (TMHMM2.0):17-40:85-108:192-215:221-244:253-276), with amino-acid sequence MSGEDPVSELLTRPRDWPYQVYNCFTLVLSCTVLLFVLAIHEMSLYASILPHAFQMVTLRKRRIYCFEVDISSGPAARKVRMQYLWLLRTAVLVVGCYLWQTCVLSYWAFDAREASGKQSLLDACGNDGADCFGSAHNYDFFSVNASPANLCVKYDLAAILRPEIQEEIYAKYRYVTCINFVTPNTLVYTQHLAIAYALAKMIITLFEVLVWLLYRSRSSILPTIVLAVGVIFLAVWIGSIFIPRLLSFFSSWIGYVMLLSVPIVLWTALLAAHYLRKIQHQKWTLWKIQANRPMARAEDPDNDIRLLRSNSVLMETDYREDGTGSPSPRDRSRRSGLSPRHSGVSPVAVQASSENLHNQTSGADGCAPSSAGWRPFSGSRFAMPARYQLAKRSETSETEKPGKKGEKREAMLKIATAFLRNEGGEKDAAKKVESAKLLAGAQVELVKKQS; translated from the exons ATGTCTGGGGAAGATCCCGTGAGCGAGCTGTTGACGCGGCCGCGAGACTGGCCGTACCAGGTGTACAACTGTTTCACACTGGTGTTGAGTTGTACGGTCTTGCTGTTTGTGTTGGCGATTCACGAGATGTCGCTGTACGCGTCGATTTTGCCGCATGCGTTCCAGATGGTTACGCTGCGGAAGCGGCGAATCTACTGCTTCGAGGTGGACATCAGTTCAGGACCTGCGGCCCGGAAGGTTCGCATGCAGTACCTCTGGCTGTTGCGGACGGCGGTGCTCGTAGTCGGCTGCTACCTGTGGCAAACTTGTGTGCTGTCTTACTGGGCGTTCGATGCCCGCGAGGCGTCGGGGAAGCAGAGTCTGctcgacgcatgcggcaACGACGGCGCAGACTGCTTCGGCTCCGCGCACAACTACGACTTCTTCTCAGTAAACGCGAGTCCCGCGAACCTCTGCGTCAAGTACGACTTGGCCGCGATTCTCCGCCCAGAGATCCAGGAGGAAATCTACGCCAAGTACCGTTACGTAACCTGCATCAACTTTGTGACGCCAAACACACTGGTGTACACGCAGCATCTCGCCATCGCGTACGCCCTCGCGAAGATGATCATCACGCTGTTCGAGGTGCTCGTCTGGCTGCTCTACCGCAGTCGATCGAGCATCCTCCCGACCATCGTCTTGGCCGTCGGCGTAATCTTTCTCGCGGTCTGGATTGGCAGCATCTTCatcccgcgtctcctctccttcttcagctcctgGATCGGATACGTCATGCTCCTCTCCGTCCCGATCGTCCTCTGGACTGCGCTGCTCGCCGCTCACTACCTCCGAAAAATTCAACACCAAAAGTGGACGCTGTGGAAGATACAGGCGAACAG GCCGATGGCGAGGGCGGAGGACCCGGACAACGACATTCGACTTTTGAGATCCAATTCGGTTCTCATGGAGACAGATTATCGA GAGGACGGCACCGGGTCGCCGTCGCCGAGAGACCGGTCGCGTCGGAGTggcttgtctcctcggcaCAGCGGCGTCTCCCCTGTCGCAGTTCAAGCTTCGTCTGAGAACCTCCACAACCAAACTTCAGGCGCCGACGGGTGTGCGCCGAGCAGTGCAGGCTGGCGACCCTTCAGTGGCTCGCGGTTTGCCATGCCCGCGCGGTACCAGCTCGCGAAGCGGTCGGAGACGtccgagacggagaagcctggaaagaaaggcgagaagagagaggccaTGTTGAAGATCGCCACTGCGTTCCTCAGGAAcgaaggcggcgagaaggacgctGCGAAGAAGGTGGAGTCTGCGAAACTCCTTGCGGGCGCCCAAGTCGAACTGGTGAAGAAACAGAGCTAG
- a CDS encoding hypothetical protein (encoded by transcript TGME49_231215) has product MSGASLTALGSGYLAAPRGFWRLFLVGSLKTASREREGRARKRHEFAFPQEKTKKFQRKGQADDDDDVAELRCGACLLHGGPSKSRERADDKLRMGGERKAAIPTASQRLSLFFSALSLLEVLFWQFRWTHRAGALPRARLFGRAPVSLFPSPAASFITAGLPALPLCSLAGVLLVPFSVHPDAWVAASLLFCLATSR; this is encoded by the exons ATGAGTGGCGCTTCGCTGACTGCTCTCGGCTCTGGCTATCTGGCTGCTCCACGCGGTTTTTGGCGTTTGTTTCTCGTCGGCTCGTTGAAGACAGcctcgagagagcgagagggaagagcgaggaagaggcacgagtTCGCTTTTCCccaggaaaaaacgaagaaattCCAGCGGAAGGGTCAAGCGGACGATGACGACGACGTTGCAGAGTTGCGCTGCGGcgcgtgtcttcttcacGGCGGTCCGagcaaaagcagagaaagggcAGACGACAAGCTCCGCATgggaggcgaaagaaaggCGGCGATTCCCACCGCTAGTCAGAGACTgagtctctttttttccgcaTTGAGCCTTCTCGAGGTGCTCTTTTGGCAGTTCAGGTGGACGCACAGAGCTGGGGCGCTGCCTCGAGCGCG CCTTTTC GGCCGCGcccccgtctctctgtttccgagTCCTGCCGCGTCTTTCATAACCGCCGGTCTTCCTGCGCTTCCTCTTTGCTCACTTGCCGGAGTCCTCCTTGTTCCTTTCTCCGTTCATCCGGACGCCTGGgtcgcagcttctcttctgttctgtctGGCAACAAGCAGATAG
- a CDS encoding glucosamine-fructose-6-phosphate aminotransferase (encoded by transcript TGME49_231350) has translation MSGAGPVLCRRPSPSLKAVSRSFLSASAFSSRLSPSSAFVSRPRFLASLPSQPRSRCCCDLSSPGSPARRQLGVVISASPAYAKEHARDLHAWTGRVFWAETSPCSRAADASILEGRREKDRRSRHSGTTFELRRSFMSCALSDGDEEKTHNEVTFLSERGEFEGERQGDRPPGTPCPQTCPAAPEDGDSSRRLLAWLLLPLGAFLGATAFASPPSLSSPSLSSASLSSPSLSFWRRLARAALPLPARCCGIVGYVGDKEAEPVLMEGLEILQNRGYDSCGITSISPEGQLVTTKFASRGTTCDSIEILRREGKHPHRGNHIGIAHTRWATHGSKTDENAHPHHDWKDRISLVHNGTIDNFAVLKKALIDRGCTFRSSTDSEVVANLIGWYLDQPADDPDASAPPAASSPASSSAAARSPAEGETQAKCLSFEEAVKRAVGELQGTWGLCVVHKDHPDRLVLARNGSPLLVGSVGDQLFVASEPAALARHTNQYLMLKDGEIAVVTAQGVGQLEATRPVHRIAKETIELSPEPFAHWTLKEIFEQPQALARAMNYGGRIAPYQNRVKLGGLDQNRESLLTVKSLLLCGCGTSLYAGIYGELLMQWLRCFDQVRAVDASEVDIYHLPRQDAGVLLLSQSGETLDTVRACQLADFQGLKKFSVVNQVGSLLARMTNCGVYVNAGREVAVASTKAFTSQVAVLSLIAAWFAQNQPTQAFPDRCSALMDAIHRLPVYAGMTLNCRALCQNIAERLKDAKTLFVLGKGFGYPVALEGALKIKELAYLHAEGFPAGALKHGPFALIDEKEKTPVILVLLADQHAASLLNAAQQVKARGAHLICVTDEPDIVKDLADDVLVVPSNGPLTALLACIPLQLLAYELAIAKGINPDKPRGLAKTVTVM, from the exons ATGTCAGGTGCCGGGCCTGTCCTCTGCAGgcgtccttcgccttcgctgaaggctgtctctcgctctttcctctctgcctctgctttctcttctcgtctctctccctcctccgcgttcgtctctcgtcctcggtTCCTGGCCTCGCTCCCTTCTCAGCCGCGTtctcgctgctgctgcgacCTGTCGTCGCCAGGCTCTCCCGCGCGCCGACAACTCGGCGTCGTTatttctgcttcgcctgcttATGCGAAGGAACATGCGCGAGACCTGCATGCGTGGACTGGACGCGTTTTCTGGGCGGAGACGTCGCCGTGCTCTCGCGCTGCTGACGCGTCCATTctggaaggaaggagagagaaagaccgaCGCAGTCGCCATTCCGGAACGACGTTCGAGCTTCGGCGGAGCTTCATGTCCTGCGCGCTttcagacggagacgaggagaagacccACAACGAGGTGACGTTCCTGTCTGAGCGGGGAGAGTtcgagggagaaaggcaagGCGACCGCCCGCCAGGAACGCCCTGCCCACAGACATGTCCAGCAGCTCCAGAAGACGGCGATTCCTCCCGACGCCTCCTCGCAtggcttcttctgcctctcggaGCCTTCCTAGGTGCAAcggccttcgcttctcctccgtctctgtcttctccgtctctgtcctctgcgtctctgtcttctccgtctctgtctttctggcGGCGCCTGGCGCGAGctgcgcttcctctcccggCTCGGTGTTGCGGCATTGTGGGGTACGTCGGGGACAAGGAGGCGGAGCCTGTGTTGATGGAGGGACTGGAAATCCTCCAGAACCGCGGTTACGACTCTTGCGGTATCACGTCGATCTCTCCGGAAGGCCAGCTGGTGACGACCAAGTTCGCGAGTCGGGGGACGACCTGCGACTCGATCGAGATTCTCcgcagagaggggaagcaTCCCCACCGCGGCAATCACATTGGCATCGCCCACACCCGTTGGGCGACGCACGGCAGCAAAACCGACGAGAACGCGCATCCGCATCACGACTGGAAAGACCGGATTTCTCTCGTTCACAACGGTACCATCGACAACTTCGCCGTTCTGAAGAAGGCGCTCATCGACCGCGGCTGCACCTTCCGCTCCAGCACTGACTCGGAAGTCGTCGCGAACCTCATCGGGTGGTACCTCGACCAGCCTGCAGACGACCCAGACGCGTCGGCGCCTCccgctgcgtcttctccggcttcttcctctgccgcgGCTCGGTCTCCGGCGGAGGGCGAGACGCAGGCAAAGTGCCTGAGTTTCGAGGAGGCAGTGAAGCGCGCAGTGGGCGAGTTGCAGGGAACCTGGggcctctgcgtcgtccaCAAGGACCATCCGGACCGTCTGGTGCTCGCGCGCAACGGGTCGCCGCTGCTGGTCGGCTCTGTGGGGGACCAGCTGTTTGTGGCGTCGGAGCCTGCGGCGCTGGCGAGACATACTAACCAGTACTTGATGTTGAAGGACGGCGAGATCGCGGTGGTAACGGCCCAGGGCGTCGGCCAGCTGGAAGCCACACGGCCGGTGCATCGCAtcgcgaaggagacgatTGAACTGTCTCCCGAGCCGTTTGCGCACTGGACGCTGAAGGAGATCTTCGAGCAGCCTCAAGCTCTTGCCCGGGCAATGAACTACGGCGGGCGGATCGCACCCTACCAGAACCGTGTGAAGCTCGGCGGACTCGATCAGAACCGCGAGTCCCTCCTGACGGTGAAGAGTCTCCTGCTCTGCGGATGCGGAACGTCGCTCTACGCGGGCATCTACGGCGAACTGCTCATGCAGTGGCTGCGCTGCTTCGACCAGGTCCGCGCGGTCGACGCAAGCGAGGTCGACATCTACCATCTGCCGCGCCAAGACGCCGgcgtcctccttctctcgcagtCCGGCGAAACGCTAGACACGGTCCGCGCCTGTCAACTCGCAGACTTCCAGGGACTGAAGAAGTTCTCAGTCGTCAACCAAGTCGGCTCCTTGCTCGCGCGAATGACCAACTGCGGAGTGTACGTCAACGCAGGCCGAGAGGTCGCGGTCGCGTCCACGAAGGCCTTCACCTCGCAG GTAGCAGTTTTGTCGCTGATCGCCGCGTGGTTTGCCCAGAATCAGCCGACACAGGCGTTTCCAGACCGGTGCAGCGCGTTGATGGACGCGATTCACCGTCTCCCCGTCTACGCCGGGATGACTCTGAACTGTCGCGCCTTGTGTCAGAACATTGCCGAGCGTCTGAAGGATGCCAAGACGCTCTTTGTGCTCGGCAAAGGCTTCGGCTACCCCGTAGCTCTCGAGGGCGCTCTGAAGATCAAGGAGCTGGCGTATCTCCACGCGGAAGGTTTTCCGGCGGGCGCGCTGAAGCATGGGCCGTTTGCGTTGatcgacgagaaggagaagacgcccgtgattctcgttctccttgcGGACCAACATGCAGCGTCGCTTCTCAACGCAGCGCAGCAAGTcaaggcgagaggcgcgcaTTTGATCTGCGTCACAGACGAACCGGACATCGTGAAAGACCTCGCAGACGACGTCCTCGTGGTACCGTCCAACGGACCTCTCACTGCGTTGCTCGCATGCATTCCCCTGCAGCTCCTCGCGTACGAACTGGCGATCGCAAAAGGCATCAATCCTGACAAGCCTAGAGGACTCGCGAAGACCGTCACGGTGATGTAG
- a CDS encoding hypothetical protein (encoded by transcript TGME49_231230): MFTHACARARALMCRLVDVGASKRASVARRMELNRGFCLHGQGWGSPFEFCAFVLHASVAFFSAYLLSSTLASRRQLLAAELAQGVCLRNMLAGLGETACAGFFSARPSHGEQAFEF; this comes from the coding sequence ATGttcacgcatgcatgtgctcGTGCTCGGGCACTGATGTGCAGGCTCGTGGATGTTGGTGCTTCGAAGCGCGCGAGTGTCGCCCGTAGAATGGAGTTGAATCGCGGCTTTTGTCTTCATGGACAAGGCTGGGGAAGTCCGTTCGAGTTCTGTGCATttgttctgcatgcgtccgttGCTTTTTTTTCCGCGTACCTCTTGTCCTCCACTCTGGCCTCCCGGCGGCAGCTGCTGGCTGCCGAGCTCGCGCAGGGGGTGTGCCTGCGCAACATGCTGGCGGGACTGGgcgaaactgcatgcgctgggTTCTTCAGTGCCCGGCCTTCTCACGGGGAACAGGCGTTCGAGTTTTGA
- a CDS encoding WD domain, G-beta repeat-containing protein (encoded by transcript TGME49_231280) codes for MPRVSLPQVLWHSKDDRHSDRVYSVDLQPLLSVQTLSRHPSFLTRASAALSTLSGEDGRPGGSSPQASVAPSLSPEKEERDNERERGGLSRREERAREKRAATLAAHCRLATAGADEFVHLWKWSFEAPGASRRGVQVSCVARLLGHEREVNCVRWSPCGVFLASGGCDHAACIWELGQKPESVPLGYDASMLEYDEWWTRVSLYRCIEAVNSLAWAPSGRQLAIGTEDGRVIVVDVLNGVLATKSARVLEGHANMVQGVAWDPLDTYLVSQSSDQTVRLWGRRGGAPPLGVPTGAAAAGAAAPGSGGAAGASGAGAAGSKAQWKVEAVLRNARDREREKEGASTAKDDEEEDPEVILNTLNSTSETSPPSALSSPPSALASSCSSSPSSSSSPSSSSSSSSSCSSSPHPSPSSASASSASSSASSSGVSSVVSSGASPATGSAWSGERVRQQGRSLFYPESLIRSFFRRPDWSPDGTVLVTPAGLQYLSDHSADASSASAVEACSTTYVFHRKLLSLGTPFLTQRSSAGPSLAVRFNPVAFQPLSFLEARRTRETAETEEKACKDLPAEMRATKSWLFSSSLDAAQKLSVRPVQSRKRRAEQEAREQDVNELREGKDIRDEEAKRNKAGSDSREQEDANAKTDENLNGETIPSDEAKGDGKPEAPTPEAVFPRFIYAVCTLHGSILLYDTQFVGAPLAQLHGLHLAPMTDATWSSDGRILVASSSDGYLTFVCFDEEELGKPLRPAGFFYHNLWSSSPRASALSPSAVSGREEAEGAGGSSAAACSTSVCSSKSLSGVETQAVEPAAPRRLGVVGNAVGRKLLVVGNAASTLLTQKQERRET; via the exons ATGCCGcgagtctctctgccgcaAGTCCTGTGGCACAGCAAAGACGACAGACATTCCGACCGCGTCTACTCGGTGGATCTCcagcctctcctctctgtccagacgctgtctcgacacccgTCCTTCCTCACGCGAGCCTCCGCCGctctctcgactctctcgGGCGAGGATGGAAGACCTGGAGGCTCCTCTCCCCAAGCTTCTGTCgcgccttccctctctccggagaaggaagaacgagacaacGAACGAGAGCGCGGCGGCCtttcgaggagagaagaacgcgccagagagaaacgcgctgcGACGCTCGCCGCGCACTGTCGCCTCGCCACTGCCGGCGCAGACGAGTTCGTCCAC CTCTGGAAGTGGAGCTTCGAAGCACCTGGCGCCTCGCGGCGCGGCGTCCAAGTGTCTTgcgtcgcgcgtctcctcggtcACGAGCGAGAAGTCAACTGCGTGCGTTGGTCCCCCTGtggcgtcttcctcgcttccggAGGCTGTG ACCATGCAGCATGCATTTGGGAGCTCGGGCAGAAGCCGGAGTCCGTCCCTCTGGGCTACGACGCTTCGATGCTCGAGTACGACGAGTGGTGGACCAGAGTCTCTCTCTACCG GTGTATCGAAGCAGTGAATTCTCTTGCGTGGGCGCCGTCGGGAAGGCAACTGGCGATCGGCACTGAGGACGGCCGCGTGATTGTGGTGGACGTACTGAATG gcGTCCTGGCGACCAAGTCTGCCCGCGTCCTTGAAGGTCATGCAAACATGGTTCAAGGCGTCGCCTGGGATCCCCTCGACACCTATCTCGTCTCGCAGTCGTCTGATCAAAC CGTTCGCCTGTGGGGCCGTCGAGGCGGCGCGCCGCCTCTGGGAGTTCCGACCGGCGCCGCGGCGGCCGGTGCGGCGGCGCCAGGCTCGGGAGGCGCTGCGGGGGCGAGCGGCGCGGGGGCTGCAGGCTCGAAGGCCCAGTGGAAAGTTGAGGCAGTTCTGCGGAACGCGCGcgatcgagagagagaaaaagagggtgCGAGCACCGcgaaggacgacgaagaagaagac CCGGAGGTGATCTTGAACACTCTGAACTCAACTTCTGAAACCTCGCCcccgtctgctctctcgtctccgccgtccgccctcgcttcttcctgttcttcctctccttcctcttcttcctctccgtcttcttcttcctcttcttcctcttcttgctcttcttctccccatccctctccgtcctccgcttccgcttcttctgccagttcctccgcctcttcttctggcgtttcttctgtcgtttcttctggcGCGTCTCCCGCCACGGGATCCGCTTGGTCTGGTGAGAGGGTGCGACAGCAAGGCCGTTCGCTGTTCTATCCCGAGTCTCTGATTCGGTCGTTTTTCCGGCGGCCAGACTGGTCGCCTGACGGCACTGTGTTGGTCACGCCTGCGGGGCTCCAGTATCTCTCCGACCATTCTGCAGACGCGTCTTCGGCATCCGCGGTCGAAGCTTGCAGCACCACCTACGTTTTTCACAGGAAgctgctgtctctggggACGCCTTTTCTCACGCAGCGCTCGTCCGCAGGTCCCTCGCTCGCCGTGAGATTCAATCCTGTCGCTTTccagcctctctccttcctcgaggCGCGGcgaactcgagagacagcggagacagaagagaaggcctGCAAGGATCTGCCCGCGGAGATGCGCGCGACCAAGTCCTGGCTGTTTTCGTCCTCGCTCGACGCAGCACAGAAACTCTCCGTCCGTCCAGTGCAGAGTCGGAAGAGGCGCGCCGAGCAAGAGGCGCGAGAACAGGATGTGAACGAactgagagaaggaaaggacatccgagacgaggaggccaagagaaacaaagccGGAAGCGACAGCCGAGAGCAGGAGGACGCGAACGCGAAGACGGACGAGAACCTGAACGGCGAGACGATCCCGAGCGACGAGGCGAAAGGCGATGGGAAGCCTGAAGCGCCGACCCCAGAGGCGGTCTTTCCGCGCTTCATCTacgctgtatgtacactgcACGGGAGCATATTGCTGTATGACACACAGTTTGTGGGGGCGCCGCTCGCTCAACTTCATGGCCTGCACCTCGCGCCCATGACCGACGCAACTTGGAGCAGCGACGGCCGGATCTTGGTCGCGAGCAGCAGCGATGGCTACCTCACCTTTGTCTGcttcgacgaagaagaactgggGAAGCCTCTCAGACCTGCAGGCTTCTTCTATCACAACCTGTGGAGCTCCTCTCCTAGagcgtctgctctctcgccttctgcagtctccggccgcgaggaggcagaaggagcAGGCGGCAGCTCAGCTGCCGCCTGCTCCACCTCTGTCTGTTCCTCGAAGTCGCTGTCGGGAGTGGAAACGCAGGCAGTGGAGCCGGCCGCGCCGCGGCGCCTAGGCGTCGTGGGGAACGCTGTGGGTCGAAAGCTCCTCGTCGTCGGAAACGCCGCCTCCACGCTTCTCACCcagaagcaggaaagacgCGAGACGTAG